GCCGGCGATTGGGGTCGTTACAATGGCGAGTTGCAGCGCCTGGCCGCCCGGCATCGCTGGGTTTGCATTGCCTGCCGGCCATAACCTCGGCGTCCCTTTTGGCTCATTGAGACGAAAGCGGTGCCGCATTTCTGGAACACTGCGATTTCTCGATGCGCAAGACGACCGTCTCTCCTGTGAAAGACCTGCTGCTGGACCGCTACGCACCCATTGCCGACGGCATCGCGGCGCTGTTCTATCCGTGTGCCGAAGTCGTGATTCACGACCTGCGCGATCAGACCATCGCGTATCTCGTGAACAACCTGTCGAAGCTCGAGGTCGGTGGCCCTTCGGTGCTCGACGAAGTCCACTACGCGGCGCGCGGCCGGACGATCGGACCGTACGAGAAGCTCAACTGGGACGGCCGCCGCATGCGTTGCGTGAGCAACATCCTGTTCGACGACGAGGGTAAGCCGGCCGGCATGCTGTGCGTCAACTTCAACATCGCTGTGTTCGAAGATGTGCGCGCCACGCTCGATCTGTTCATCAAAGGCGGCAATCTGACGGACGCGCCCGCGGAGGAACTGTTCCGCGACGACTGGCAGGACCGCATCAACACGTTCCTGCACACCTGGCTGCGCGAGCGGCAAATCGGCATCAATGCGCTCACGCGCGAACACAAGCGGGAGATCGTCGAGGCGCTGCACGCGCAGGGCGCGTTTCGCGGCCGCAGTTCGGCGAACTACGTGGCCGCCGTGCTGACGATGGGGCGCGCCACCGTCTATAAGATTCTGAAGCAGATGAAAGAGGGCGGCTGAGGGTTCTCGACACGCAGTGGGATGGCACTGCCTCTGCCGGCCGCGAGCCGCTCTCCATGCCGACGTAACGAGACACAGCGACTATCACCGCTCCATTGTCGTGTCGATCCGTGTGCCCCGTTTGACGAACAGGGTGACGGGTGTCTTCTCGCAGATTTCGGCAAGGCGGGTCCGCTGGCTGTCGTCGAGGGGACCATCGACGGATACGGTGCGCCGAATGTACTGACCGCCGTCGCGCTCGACGTGCAATTCCGTGCCGACTTTGATCCGGCCGCCCGGCCATGCTTTCCTCTGCATGTACATTCTGAGCGTGGCGGCGGTGCATGCCGCGAGACCCGAGAGCACGAATTCGAAGGGAGCCGGGCCGCTGTCCTGCCCCCCTTCGCGAGGCCCTTCATCGCCGAGCAGGCTGTGGGTGCCCGCATCGACTTTGAGGAGATAGTTGGGTGAGTCTGCGTCCGAGATGGCGGTTGCGATGGCGAGCGTCATCATTGTCCTCACTGGTAAGATTCCGTTGACCCGAACAGGAGTAGCTGCATGGTGCGTTATCGACACTACAAAGGCGGTATTTACGAGCTGGTTTGCGAGGCCACGCTGGAGTCCGATCCGACGATCACGATGATCGTCTACAAAGCCGGCAATGGTACGATCTGGACGCGTCCGGCTTCGGTGTTTTTCGAGCTGGTCGAAATCGACGGCACCAGGGTGCCGCGCTTCGCACCGATCAACTAGTCTGCCTCGTTCAGGCAATCGTCATCACGATTGTGCTCGAAGAACGTGTGCGGCGAGGCCAATATAAACACACACAGGAAATCTGAATGCGTCTTTTGCTTGCCCTCATTCTGCCGTGGTTCCAGTTCTTCACGATCGGCCGGCCGTTTGCCGGCATCATCTGTCTGATCCTGCAGATCACGCTGATCGGCTGGATTCCGGCCGCGATCTGGTCGGTATATGCGTTGAGCCAGTACAACACCGACAAGAAAATCGCCCGGGCGATGGGCAACGGGCGGTAAGGCCGAATGCGGCGTACGTCGTGCGCCGCGCCGGCTGGCGGCGAAGGGCATGCGAGAGGGCTGCCTCCCGCTTCCCGCTTTCGCCGGACTCAGGCGGCCTGGGTGGGGCGCCGATGGCCGGCCGGCCGCGCATATCGCCTGGATTAGCGCTGCTGTAATTCAATAGCGTCCGGCGCTTCGATCACCGCATCGGTTTCCGCGATCGCCACACACGGCAGGATGTAGCCTTCCGCTTTTTCTTCCCGGCTCAGACCCGGCCACTCGATCGTGTAGCGCACGCGTCCCGCCGTCATTTTGCATAGACATGTGCGGCAGGTGCCGTTGCGGCACGAACGCGGCAGACGCAGATTCGCAAAGCCGGCGGCTTCGAGGATCGTGAGCGAATCGGGCGCTTCGAAGCTTTGGCCGAGCGGCTCGACGCGAACGAGAGGCGGGCGGATAGAGTCGGACATCGTGTGAATCGGTGACGGATTGCGCCACACTTTACACGCAGCGCAGAGTGCCTACAGCACACACGTTCCTGGCGCACGCTTTGCACGCTTAACGTCGCACACCTCGCTTCCCACGAGGCCCGGGAGCACCAGGTCCCACGAACACCGAACACCAGGCTCTCGCGTCGCCGTTTCAATGAGTCGTGTTGCTCCGCCGCAGATATCGATACACCGTATTTCGCGCAAGCCCCAACTCGCGCGCCGCAGCCGATACATTGCCGTCGAGTCGCGCGAGCGTTTGCGCGATCAGCGTGGCCTGCCAATCTTCCATCCGCGCGGGCGACGCATTCACGGGTGCACCCGGCTTCTCGCGTCCGTCGCCGCCATTGCCGTCGCCACCGCCATTGCCGTTGCCGTTGCTCGACAGCGCCACGGGCGTCTGGATGCCGGCGTCGGCCGGCGCCCCCCCGCAGTCCTGCAGAAAATCATCCGGCAAATCCTCGAGTTCGATCTGCTCCGCGCCTTCGGCCATGATGCTTGCGGTGCGCAGCACGTTGGCCAATTGCCGCAGATTGCCGGGCCAGCGGCATTGCGCAAACCGCTCCAGCACCTCATCGGAGACGCGGCGCGGCAACCGCTCGCCATCCGGCTGCAATGCCAGCATGCGCTCGACGAGCGCCGCCAGATCGCTGCGCTCGCGCAACGCCGGCAAGGTGACGACAAGGCCGTTGATCCGGTAATACAGGTCTTCGCGGAAAGTGCCGGCCTCGATCATCGCGCGCAGATTGCGGTGGGTCGCGCAGACGATGCGCAGATCGACCGGAATCGCCCGTGTGCCGCCAAGCGGCACGACGGTGCGCTCCTGCAGCACGCGCATCAGCCGCACTTGCTGGGCGAGCGGCATATCGCCGATTTCGTCGAGAAACAGCGTACCGCCGTCGGCCTGCACGATCTTGCCGACGCTGCCGCGTTTCTTGGCGCCGGTGAACGCGCCGTCTTCGTAACCGAACAACTCTGCCTCGATCAGCGTATCGGGCAGCGATGCGCAATTCAGCGCGACGAAGGGTGCGGCCCGCCGTGGCGAATCGTGATGGATCGCGCGGGCGAGCCACTCCTTGCCGGTGCCGGTTTTGCCGAGTACGAGAATGGGAATATCGCGTCCGCGCAGCTTGGCGACTCTCCGCAGGATCGCCGAGACCGTTGCATCGCCGGTATCGAGCGTTTCGAGTGTGGCGAGCGGCGCCGTTTCGCAGGGCTGAGCCGCGGCACGCGCGCTGCTGGACGCGGCAGCACGCGCTGTGTCAGGAAAGCCCTCTGCCGAAGCAACATAACGCGGCGCCGCAAATTCGCCGCGCGCGACCACGCGCACGCCGCTCGGCAGCGTCAGTTCGATATTTTCGCCTGGCGCGCGCGCGATCTGCTGCAGCACTCTGGCGAGGGCGACGCCGAACAGCGCGTCGAACGGCTGCCGTAGCAGCTCGGCGAGCGGCTGCCCGAATTGAAACAGCGCGCTGCGATTCGCGGACAGGAACGTGCCGTCCGGCGCGAACGCGGCGAGCCCTTCATACAGCGTGCCGATGAATTCCGCGCGCGCATGAAAGTGAATGCGAATGGCGTCGACGAATTGATTGGAGAACAGATGATTTTCGATCATCTGCGCCGACATCCGCACGAGCGCGAGTGTGTGCTTGTGGAAGCCGCGCGTGTCGCCGCTGACGTCGAGCGCGCCGATGGTGCGCCCGAACGGATCCGCGATGGGCGCGCACGAACAGGTGAGAATCCGGTTCGCGTGCAGGAAGTGTTCGCCGGCGTGCACGACGGTCGGCTGGCCGTCGATCAGGGCGGTGCCGATCGCGTTCGTGCCGCGATCCGCTTCGGCCCATGACACGCCCGGGCACAACGCGACGCGATTGGCTTTTTCGACAAAGTCGCTGTCACCGAGACTGTGGAGGATCACGCCGTGGCTGTCGGTGAGCAGCACCATGCTTTGCGTGTCGACGATCTGCGCGTGCAGCGTCTCCATGACGGGGAGCGCGTGCGTATAGAGCGACTGATTGCGATCGACGAGCTCACGCAGCGCGAGCCGGCGCAGCGGATGGAAGTCCGGCGTTTCCGATGCGCGCAGGCCGACTTCGAGCGAGCGGGCATGAGCTTGCGCGATGACATCGGGTCGGCCCATGGCGGGCGGCGTGGCAGGACGATGGCTCAAAGCATGTCTCCGGTTATCGGATCCGGCGGGTGCGTTGCCCGCGGTTGCGTTCCGCAGTGCAACATACGCGACTGCGGCCGAACACCGATATTACAGGACGAAGCGCGGCCCAGGCGCAAGCCGCGCGGCAGGAAAAAACCGGGTCGCGCAATGGAGAATCATCTGCTCAAAACACCCGGTCAGGCACCAGAATTCGAGCAAACGAAAAGGAAAACTTGCACCGCGCCCGAACTCGTCTACAGTAAATCCAATCACCTCCACAGGGCGCGAAGTACGGCGCCCTCGCAATCGTGGGGTGACGGACCCGCGCCACCGGCATTCGACAAGGAGGAAAAAGCGCTGCAGGTGCGACCAGACTCAACCAGCGTGCGCAGTACCAATCGACCCATGCGCAGCACCCAACCTCTCAGGTGACTCCCATGCAGATCCTATTCCCGAACGAAACTCCTGAATATTCAGGTCGCGAACTTACCTTGGCGTTCCCGGCGATGGTTGATGGGCAAAGGGTGGAGTGCATGATCACCGCTGAAGCGCTGGAAGATCACTTCGGTGCCGCATCGCCGCGTCTGGAGGACATGGTCGGCGCATTCGACACGCACCGGGCCCGCATCGAAGCGGCCACGCGCCGTTTGCTATCGGAAACGCGGGCGCAATGTCTGGTGCTGAGGAGCGGCTACGTGCGCTTCTATGAAGCGAACTGGCGCAACTGAGCGAATCGGCGCCTGGCGGGAACCCGCCCGAAAACAGGCCCGGCAGCAAGCTCAAAGGTAGGCCCACTGAGCGGGCAGAGCAGAAAAGCAGAACCAGCCGCGCAAGAGCAACACGAGACGCAAACCCAGGCGCGGCGTCCGCACTTCAACGGATCCTCAGACGGATAGTCCACTGGCCGCGGCCCTTCGCGCCGCCCAGGTCCGCACTCGCGCGGCTGTAAAAATGATTGTTGAACCAGGCGGCATCGTGGTCAGACACCGCGACGATGCCGCAGTGTTTTCAGTCAGGCTGCGACGCGTTGCGCGGTGTGGCATCGTGCAGCGCCAAGCCAAGCCAAGCCAAGCCAAGCCAAGCCAAGCCAAGCCAAGCCAAGCCAAGCCAAGCCAAGCCGTGTCCCGTGCCTTCGCCTTAGGCGTGGCCGGCGCGCTCATTCGCTGCCGAGGTAGAAATAGCGGAACAGGAAAATCGCAGCGATGATCCACACCACCAGTTTCACTTTGCGCGCCTGGCCAGTCAGTAGTTTCAGGCCGGCATACGAGATGAAACCGAACGCGACGCCGTTGGCGATCGAGTAGGTGAATGGCATCAGCAGCGCGGTCAATGCGGCCGGCACGACTTCGGTGGCGTCGTCCCACGGCAGATCGAGCATTTCGCGCAGCATCAGGCACGAGACGTACAGCAGGGCCGGCGCCGTCGCGTAGCCTGGCACCACGCCCGCCAGCGGCGCGAAAAACAGTGCCGCAAGGAACAGCACGGCGACGGTGAGCGCCGTCACCCCCGTGCGGCCGCCGGCTTGCACGCCCGAGGCGCTCTCGATATACGCGGTGGTCGACGAGGTGCCCAGCATCGAGCCGGCCAGAATCGCCGTGCTGTCGGCGAGCAGAGCGCGGTTCAGTCGGAACATCTTGCCTTCGACCAGCAGCCCGGCGCGATTGGCCACGCCCATCAGCGTGCCGGTCGCGTCGAACAGTTCGACGAGGAAAAACACCAGGATCACGTTCAGCACGCCGCCCGAGAGCGCGCCGCGAATGTCGAGCTGGAACAGCGTCGGAGCAATCGACGGCGGCGCGGAGACGATGCCGTGGAACTGATTGCCGCCGAAGAAAAAGCTCAGCACCGTCACGCCGACAATGCCGATCAGGATCGCGCCGCGCACCCGCAGATAGTCGAGTGTGACGATCGCAAAGAAGCCGATCACCGCGAGAATCACATGCGGGTTATGCAGATCGCCGAGCGTGACGAGCGTGGCCGGATTGCCGACCACGACACCGGCCGATTTCAGCGAAATGATCGCGAGAAAGAGGCCAATGCCGCCGGTGATGGCAATGCGGATGGAATGCGGAATCCCGTTGACGATCACCTCCCGCACCCGAAACAGCGTGACGATCAGGAACAGGCAGCCGGAGACGAACACCGCGCCGAGCGCCGCTTGCCACGTGAAGCCCATGCCCTTCACGACCGTGTACGCGAAGTACGCATTCAGGCCCATGCCGGGCGCGAGCGCGATCGGGTAGTTGGCGTAGAGACCCATGATCAGCGAGGCCAGCGCGGCCACGATGCAGGTCGCGACGAACACCGCGTCCTTCGGCATGCCGGCGTCGCCGAGAATCGCCGGGTTGACGAAGATGATGTAGGCCATTGTCAGGAAGGTGGTCAGCCCGGCGAGCACTTCGGTGCGCAGGTTGGTGCCGGCGGCGTCGAAGCCGAAGTATCGTTTTATGGAGTCCATGAGGCGGGTCTCTCGTTGTTCAAAAAGCGTTTCTTGTGGTTGATACGGGCAATGCGTGGCGATCAGCGGGCGACCGTGCCGTCCGGCACGCCACCGATGCGCCACGTGGCCCACGCCTACGGGCGGATTGTAATCACGATTGGCGGCGCCGGACCGGTTTGCGCGACTGCGGCCTTGCCGAAGGGGCGAGATGATACCTTGCCAGCGCGCGCGGCGGCGCGGCAAGCGAATTTACGACGTTGTGGCCGGAGACGGTGGGCTTGCGGGGGCACGGGGACAGGCGGAGCCTGGTGGGACGGCGTGAATTGCGAAGATTCGGACGGAAGCCAGCCGTGAAAAAACGTCGTCTTCTTCTAGAAGGCTCCATGGAGGCTGCAGCGGCATGCAAGCGCGACACATGTCAGGGATAGTCGGGCCGCCATCTCGAATATTGTGCAAATCACTTTCGTTGGTTAGAAAGGTAATTTGACTAACGGAGGCGTTTGACGTGAAACGTTACTTCATTGTGCTGGGCGATCAAACGACGGCGGGTGGTGTAGTGGTCCAGCCCGAAGAGTCCTGTCGGAATCATGGAAAACCGTTGTCATATCACGGAGCGCAGATATACTGCCACGCGTGCAAGACCACGGGCTACATCTGCAATGTGCCGCCCTACCGGACGATGCTCCTCATGGGCAATCAGGCAGCACTAGAAAACGACATTTGCATCTGCGAATGCAGCCCGGCGCCCCGGCTGATTGCTTCGCAGAACAACGCCTCGATGTTCTTTGAGTCCGACGAACTCGCGGCAATGGGCTTTCGGCCAGATGGCAGTCCCATGCCAAAGGAATCTGGCGCGTTCGATGAGCAGATCAGGGCGATCGGACATGGCGCATCGGAAGGCTATCCCTATTTCATCGAGACAGCGGACGGCCGAATGTTTTCGGGTCGCCTTGACCGCAACGGCCAATTGCCGCGCGTCTACACCGACCTCCAGGACAACTACAACGTGTGTTGGGGCGACGAAGCCCTTGTAATGCAGGATGGTGCCTGACGTATGCCGAACAAGAAAACCGTCGTCCGGACTAACTCGACGCCCAATTCGATCAAGGAGGTACCGCTGAAGGCCGTGACGTTCCAGGAGCTCTGGAGCGCTTACCCGTCAAGCGATCCTTACGACGATCCCAACGGCAACTACACGAACCAATGCGCGATTCGCTTGAGCGTGACATTCCATCGCGTGGGTAGCGAAATGAAGTCATTCTCGCAGAAGCTCGTCCACCCAATGCCCGGTAAGTCCAGCTTGGGTCGAATCCTGATCGATGAAAAACCGACCGCGACGAGAGCATACGAGCTGGCTGAATGGCTGCAACTGAGGCCGTTTGCCGGCGTCCCAGCAGCCGAAGACGTAACTGGCCCGGACTGGCAAGGCAAGGTGAAAGGCCGGACTGGCATTATTTTCTTCTATGGCTACTGGCGACAGGATGGGGATTCGGGACCCGAGCTAACGGGCGGGCACATTGACCTCTGGAACAAAGACACGCTTACACCTTCGGCGGAGTCGTTTCTGCGGTTTCGGATCGGAATGCCGGAAATTCCCAACCCCTTGTCTTGGTTGAGCGGGCGAAGAGACAACATATACTCGAACCTCTCAGACTCTAGGCAAATCCTGTTTTGGGAGGTCAGGTGAGACGTTTCCTGGTCGCCTTATCGGGCTTCCTCTGGGGATTACTATTGACGTGGCTTTCCCTTTACACACTCAGCCATCTCGATTGGCCGGCAGCACACGCAAAAGCTTCCGGCTGCTCTGACATGGAGCATTGCAGCCCGCGCGTCGTCGTGATTTCGGCACTTTTAGGGACGCTGTCCACGCCGGCGCTGAGCTTCGCGATCCTCAATGCGGTAGCGTATAGGCGCTGGTCGACGCGAAAATGGACCATCAGTTTCGGGGTTGGAAGCATTCTTGTGGTTTTGTTCTATCTTGCGGGCTTCGCCATGCCTCGCTTTTAGGGGGCTTATGAGTTATCGGCGTCTGCTCCCGGACCTCCGGTAACCGGAAGTCGGCGCGGCTCATGAAAACCTGCAATTCTTTTGCAACCTACCAAACTAATGGCGAGCAGCGATTATCTGGCCGCCGACCCGCATTTATCGCGCGCGGCTTCAGGATGGGTAGAGCATCCAGGGCCGGCGTCGTCAGCGACCCTTGCAGTCGGCTGCGACCCGGCCTGCCGCTTCAAGGCCCGGATGAGACCTGAGACCGACTACTGCGTCATGCGCCCACCCATCTGCTGCGCCCGCCGCGCGGCGACGATGCGGCCCGCGCGCTGCGCGTTGTCCGGATAGTCGATCCAGTCGAGCGGATCGTAGCCGGCCGCGCGCCAGTCGGCCAGATCGGCCTTGACCTGGGCACGCGTCAGCGGTGCCGCCGGGTCGTAGGCACGCGAAGTCTGCGCGAACGCACTGCTCATACTCACGGCGGCCAACAGCGCGCCGAGTCCAACCAGAGAAACGATTTTCATGATCGGCTCCTAAGGAGCGGTTAAAAGCGACCCCACAATCTTAATTTTGATGGGCATTCCGAGTAAGTCGATTAAAGGCAATGCACCATTTCACCCCGCGATCCAAAGCGGGCCAAAGTGAAGCGGCGCGCCCCCCCGGTTCAGGAGGCCGACGGCTTGCTGAAGCGATCCAGCACGGCGCTCAACAGATCGATCGGCAACGGAAAAACGATCGTCGAATTCTTGTCGGCGGCGATCGTCGTGAGAGTTTGCAGATAACGCAACTGCATGGCCTGCGGCTGTCTCGCCAACGTCTGCGCCGCCTCCAGCAGATGCTGCGAGGCCTGCAATTCGCCTTCCGCATGAATCACCTTGGCACGCCGCTCGCGTTCGGCTTCAGCCTGGCGGGCGATGGCGCGGATCATCGTTTCGTTGATGTCCACATGCTTGATCTCGACGATCGCCACCTTGATGCCCCACGCGTCGGTCTGTGCGTCGAGCACCTTCTGGATGTCGGCGTTGAGTTGCTCGCGATCCGCCAGCAATTCATCGAGTTCGTGCTTGCCGAGCACCGCGCGCAGCGTGGTTTGCGATAGCTGGCTGGTCGCCTCGAAATAGCGCGCCACCTGAATGACGGCCTTCTCCGGATCGACGACGCGGAAATACACGACGGCGTTGACCTTCACCGACACGTTGTCGCGCGTGATCACGTCTTGCGGCGGCACGTCGAACACGACGGTGCGCAAATCGATGCGCACCACCTGTTGCACGATCGGAATGATCAACACGAGGCCCGGCCCCTTGACCTTCCAGAAGCGCCCGAGCATGAACACCACGCCGCGTTCGTACTCGCGAAAAATCCGTATCGATGAAGCAATCAGCGCGGCCGCCAGCAGAATCAGAATGCTGCTGAAGCCGAATGTGAAACCGATCATGAGCGTTCTCCTTGTTGTTCTGCTTCCGCGGGCACCACGGTCAGCGTCAGTCCGCGCCGCGCCGTGACGCGCACCGCGTGACCGGCCGCGACCGGGGCCGTGCTGGACACCCGCCAGCGTTCACCATGCACCTGCGCCCAGCCGGCCAGCGTGCCGCCCGCCGCCGCGTCCCCAGGCGGCAGGCCGCCATCCGGTGACAGACCGCCGTCGAGCACGACGCCGAGACTGCCGATCAGCCCTTCCGCGCCCGTCACCACGGGCCGGCGGCGTGCCCGCAGGGCGAGCCTCGACACCCCGAACACGAACGCGACGCTGAACACGGCCACGGCCGCGATCAGGGGCAGCGGAATGCCGTAGCCGGGTACGTCGGTATCGATCAGCATCAGCGAGCCGATGACGAACGCGACTATGCCGCCGAAGCCGAGCGAGCCGAAGGTCGGCAGAAACGCCTCGCCGATCAGGAATGCGATGCCGAGAAAGATCAGGCCGAGTCCGACGTAATTGACCGGCAGCATCTGCATCGCGAAGAGTCCCATCAGCAGACTGATGGCGCCGACCACGCCAGGCAGCACGAAGCCCGGATTGGCGAATTCGAAGAAGAGGCCATACATGCCGATCATCAACAGCACCAGCGCGACGTTCGGATCGGTGATCACCGCGAGGAACTGGCTGCGCCAGTCGGCCTCGAGGGTGACGACGGGGGCGTTGGCGGTGCTGAGCTTGACGTCGCCACGGCTTGTGCCGATCGTGCGGCCGTTCACCTGGCGCAACAGGTCGGGAATGTCGCGCGCATTCAGATCGACTACGTGCTGCGCGAGCGCTTCGCTGGCCGACAGGCTGACGGCTTCGCGCACGGCGCGCTCGGCCCAGTCGGCGTTGCGTCCGCGCATTTGCGCGAGGCCGCGGATGTAGGCGGCCGCGTCGTGGACCTGCTTGCGCAGTTCGGTGGATTGGGTGTCGAGCGGCAGGGCGCCGCTGGCGGAGTTGCCGGCGTTCGCGGGGGGCGTTGAACTGGCCGAGTTGGCGGCGTTTGCGGCAGCTGCGGCGTTAGCCGAGTTAGCCGAGTTAGCCGAATTAGCCGAATTAGCCGAATTAGCCGAATTAGCCGAATTAGCCGAATTAGCCGCGTTACCTGGGTTACCCGGGTTCGCGGAATCCGCCGACGCCGGCATGCCAGGCCCGTTCTTCGGCGCACCGGAGCCGGATCCCGCGCCCGTGCCGGGCAAGCCAGGCATGCCGCCGCCGCCCGCGGGCGGTTCCGCGCCGCCGATGCCCATCTGAATCGGTGTCGCCGCGCCGAGATTGGTGCCCGGCGCCATCGCCGCAATATGGCTGGCGTAGACGATATAGGTGCCGGCGCTCGCCGCTCGCGCGCCGCTCGGGGCGATAAAGGTCGCGACCGGCACCGGCGAGCCGAGGATCGCCTTGATGATCTGCCGCATCGAGGTATCCAGTCCGCCGGGCGTGTCGAGTTGCAGCACGGCGAGTTGCGCGTGCTCGTCGTCGGCGCGCTGCAGGCTGCGCACGATGAAGTCGGCGCTTGCCGGACTGATCGCGCCGTTCACCGGGATCACGACAACGCTATTCGGCGCCATGGCGGCCTCGGCGACCCCAACTCGCGGTGCGCTTTCGCACAATGCGAATCCAAATGCCAAAAGTACGCCGAGCGCGGTCATGCCGCGCATCAACCGGCCCACGACTCCGCCACGGATAAGCGCAAAGCGCGGACCAGACTGCCGGAACGGGAGGCGCGGATACGTGCTCATCGCTGACGGCTGCCGCGCCGTGCCGACGGGTATCGACCGGCGCGGGCCGATACCCCAAAAAGGCTGGCCTGCTTCTTACAGCTTAGTCCGATTCCGTGCGGTGCGTGAAATCCGCACGCGCCGGCCGGTAATCGGTCGGCCGCATGCCGGTCCACTTGCGAAACGCGCGATGAAACGCGCTCGGCTCGGCAAAACCCACGGCGGCGGCGATGTCCGCGATCGTGCGATCGGTGTCCTGCAGTTCGCCGATTGCGATATCGCGCCGCAAGTCGTCCTTGATCGACTGATACGTATAGCCTTCCTGTTTCAAACGCCGCCGCATGGTGGCCTCCGCGACGTGCAGGCGCAGCGCCATCTGGTCGGCGGCCGGCCATCCTGACATCGGCAGCGCGCGCAGCATCTTGCGCACGCGTGCGGCAAGCGAGCCGGGATTGCGGTACTTGACGATGAAGCTGCCGGGCGCATCGCGCAGGAACGGCTTGACCGACTTGGTGGTCTGGATCACCGGCAGGTCGAGAAATGCCGGCGACAGATCGACGTACGAGCCGGCCTGGTCGAACATCATGTCGTCGCAGAACATCAGACGGTATTCATGGGCGGCAGGCGGCTCGGCGCAGCGAAAGCGCGCCTCGAGCAACGGAATGCGCCGCCCGACCAGCCAGCACAGCAGGCCGTAGACGACGATGAAGTAGGTCGCATAAGCGAACATGGCGGGCGGCCTCGCGCCCTCGCGTTCGACAAACCGCAACCGCACACGCTGCGCATCCGTTTCGATCTGCGCGCCAAGGTCGTCCAGCACGAGCCGCATGAAGCCGACCGCCCGCGCAAGCGCTTGCGCGCCATTGCGCGCGCTTAGCGTGGATTGGGTCATCGCGATGAAGCTGCCGCTTTTCATACGGTGCGAGTCCTGCCCGAAGAACTCGTCGTCCAGCGCGCGGGCGATGCCGGCCCACAGCGCGCCGTACTGCGCCGACGAGACCCGGCTTTTCGGCGACGCCAGCATCGGCGCCGCGATGCCGGCGGCTTCGGCGAGCGGCAGCGCTTCGAAACCGCGCGCTCGCGCCAGCGCCAGCGCTTCTTCGACGAGACTGACGGAAATCGTGCCCTTGTCGTTCTTTGCGTTTTTGGGGTTTTTCATGGTCATCTGGCAAACGCGCTCAGCATTTTCCTTGTGGCGATTCGCTAAGCCCTTGAAAATGCGGCCTGAATCGGGTTTGCGCAATACCGGTATGGCAAATGCGCTCAACCAGAATGATCGGGCTGAGCATCGAACCTGTCCAGCAGCTTCCTT
This genomic stretch from Paraburkholderia caffeinilytica harbors:
- a CDS encoding DUF4148 domain-containing protein, with amino-acid sequence MKIVSLVGLGALLAAVSMSSAFAQTSRAYDPAAPLTRAQVKADLADWRAAGYDPLDWIDYPDNAQRAGRIVAARRAQQMGGRMTQ
- a CDS encoding slipin family protein, with the translated sequence MIGFTFGFSSILILLAAALIASSIRIFREYERGVVFMLGRFWKVKGPGLVLIIPIVQQVVRIDLRTVVFDVPPQDVITRDNVSVKVNAVVYFRVVDPEKAVIQVARYFEATSQLSQTTLRAVLGKHELDELLADREQLNADIQKVLDAQTDAWGIKVAIVEIKHVDINETMIRAIARQAEAERERRAKVIHAEGELQASQHLLEAAQTLARQPQAMQLRYLQTLTTIAADKNSTIVFPLPIDLLSAVLDRFSKPSAS
- a CDS encoding type VI secretion system amidase effector protein Tae4, giving the protein MPNKKTVVRTNSTPNSIKEVPLKAVTFQELWSAYPSSDPYDDPNGNYTNQCAIRLSVTFHRVGSEMKSFSQKLVHPMPGKSSLGRILIDEKPTATRAYELAEWLQLRPFAGVPAAEDVTGPDWQGKVKGRTGIIFFYGYWRQDGDSGPELTGGHIDLWNKDTLTPSAESFLRFRIGMPEIPNPLSWLSGRRDNIYSNLSDSRQILFWEVR
- a CDS encoding AraC family transcriptional regulator, which translates into the protein MKNPKNAKNDKGTISVSLVEEALALARARGFEALPLAEAAGIAAPMLASPKSRVSSAQYGALWAGIARALDDEFFGQDSHRMKSGSFIAMTQSTLSARNGAQALARAVGFMRLVLDDLGAQIETDAQRVRLRFVEREGARPPAMFAYATYFIVVYGLLCWLVGRRIPLLEARFRCAEPPAAHEYRLMFCDDMMFDQAGSYVDLSPAFLDLPVIQTTKSVKPFLRDAPGSFIVKYRNPGSLAARVRKMLRALPMSGWPAADQMALRLHVAEATMRRRLKQEGYTYQSIKDDLRRDIAIGELQDTDRTIADIAAAVGFAEPSAFHRAFRKWTGMRPTDYRPARADFTHRTESD
- a CDS encoding NfeD family protein, which codes for MSTYPRLPFRQSGPRFALIRGGVVGRLMRGMTALGVLLAFGFALCESAPRVGVAEAAMAPNSVVVIPVNGAISPASADFIVRSLQRADDEHAQLAVLQLDTPGGLDTSMRQIIKAILGSPVPVATFIAPSGARAASAGTYIVYASHIAAMAPGTNLGAATPIQMGIGGAEPPAGGGGMPGLPGTGAGSGSGAPKNGPGMPASADSANPGNPGNAANSANSANSANSANSANSANSANSANAAAAANAANSASSTPPANAGNSASGALPLDTQSTELRKQVHDAAAYIRGLAQMRGRNADWAERAVREAVSLSASEALAQHVVDLNARDIPDLLRQVNGRTIGTSRGDVKLSTANAPVVTLEADWRSQFLAVITDPNVALVLLMIGMYGLFFEFANPGFVLPGVVGAISLLMGLFAMQMLPVNYVGLGLIFLGIAFLIGEAFLPTFGSLGFGGIVAFVIGSLMLIDTDVPGYGIPLPLIAAVAVFSVAFVFGVSRLALRARRRPVVTGAEGLIGSLGVVLDGGLSPDGGLPPGDAAAGGTLAGWAQVHGERWRVSSTAPVAAGHAVRVTARRGLTLTVVPAEAEQQGERS